In the genome of Cupriavidus taiwanensis, one region contains:
- a CDS encoding BrnT family toxin yields MRISFDPGKDVANTVKHGISLAMAAEIDWSDVMARPDTRSDYRELREIGFGFIGDRLYCVVFTQRGETFHVISLRKANTREVQDYAASY; encoded by the coding sequence GTGCGAATCAGCTTCGACCCCGGCAAGGATGTCGCCAACACCGTCAAGCACGGCATCTCGCTTGCCATGGCGGCCGAGATCGACTGGTCGGATGTAATGGCCAGGCCGGACACCAGAAGCGACTACCGCGAGTTGCGCGAGATCGGATTCGGCTTCATCGGGGATCGTCTCTATTGCGTGGTGTTCACGCAGCGGGGCGAGACTTTCCACGTAATCAGCCTGCGCAAGGCAAACACGCGAGAGGTACAGGACTATGCCGCAAGCTATTAA
- a CDS encoding type III secretion system protein SctD, producing MADLHDSHASGWTLRFLGGDVYGRQVTLRRGANVLGTAADVDISVPGAEVQPRHLVLNVGELAVSAERVGEAAVNVNGRATTQRAFALAGGDILTIGALDVELLRAQPGMSEATDTLFAWAESGRRAARDADAQQQGGRRPGRALLAALGVAGVVGLIGAGWLAATYANGGLAPRTQQADPAAVRKTVAAYPELEVVSLPNGTVTVKGFVNSRVDRQRIVQALAPFGRGVQQQVRSADDLIEHIQRYLDEPGVGIAYQGQGRVLLSGTADPVHGRDKVRRVIEDLHPGVLVSDKIDYRETADSRRRQVRDGHMENWQGVFPARVVSITEDGNGTRSVQLANGARYFEGAVLKNGAEIERIDADGVVLKDSPVPPQARR from the coding sequence ATGGCCGACCTGCACGACTCTCACGCCTCGGGCTGGACGCTGCGCTTTCTCGGCGGCGACGTCTACGGCCGCCAGGTCACGCTGCGGCGCGGCGCCAATGTGCTGGGCACGGCGGCGGACGTGGACATCAGCGTCCCCGGCGCCGAGGTGCAGCCGCGCCACCTGGTGCTCAACGTGGGCGAGCTGGCGGTATCGGCCGAGCGCGTCGGCGAGGCCGCGGTCAACGTCAACGGCCGTGCCACCACGCAGCGCGCGTTCGCGCTGGCGGGCGGCGACATCCTCACCATCGGCGCGCTCGACGTCGAGCTGCTGCGCGCGCAGCCGGGCATGTCAGAGGCCACCGACACGCTCTTCGCCTGGGCCGAATCCGGCCGGCGCGCCGCGCGCGATGCCGACGCGCAGCAGCAGGGCGGGCGCCGGCCCGGGCGCGCGCTGCTGGCGGCGCTGGGCGTGGCCGGCGTGGTGGGGCTGATCGGCGCCGGCTGGCTTGCCGCCACCTATGCCAACGGCGGGCTGGCGCCGCGCACGCAGCAGGCGGATCCCGCCGCGGTGCGCAAGACCGTGGCGGCCTATCCGGAGCTGGAGGTGGTGTCGCTGCCCAACGGCACGGTCACGGTCAAGGGTTTCGTCAATTCGCGCGTGGACCGGCAGCGCATCGTCCAGGCGCTGGCGCCGTTCGGCCGCGGCGTGCAGCAGCAGGTGCGCTCGGCCGACGACCTGATCGAGCATATCCAGCGCTATCTGGACGAGCCCGGCGTAGGCATTGCCTACCAGGGCCAGGGCCGGGTGCTGCTGAGCGGCACCGCCGACCCGGTGCACGGGCGCGACAAGGTGCGGCGCGTGATCGAGGACCTGCACCCGGGCGTGCTGGTGTCCGACAAGATCGATTACCGCGAAACCGCCGACAGCCGGCGCCGGCAGGTGCGCGACGGCCACATGGAAAACTGGCAGGGCGTGTTCCCGGCGCGCGTGGTGAGCATTACCGAGGACGGCAACGGCACGCGCTCGGTGCAGCTGGCCAACGGTGCGCGCTATTTCGAAGGGGCGGTGCTGAAGAACGGCGCCGAGATTGAACGGATCGACGCGGACGGCGTGGTGCTGAAGGACAGCCCGGTGCCGCCGCAGGCACGGCGATGA
- a CDS encoding EscS/YscS/HrcS family type III secretion system export apparatus protein, with protein sequence MGADTILDITRQALLVVLWVTLPVVLIGTLVALVVAVLQAVTQIQDQSIGTSARLIAVLVSLVLLGGWLGGEVMRFAQRALQTMLTFL encoded by the coding sequence ATGGGCGCCGACACCATCCTCGACATCACGCGCCAGGCGCTGCTGGTGGTGCTGTGGGTCACGCTGCCGGTGGTGCTGATCGGCACGCTGGTGGCGCTGGTGGTGGCGGTGCTGCAGGCAGTGACGCAGATCCAGGACCAGAGCATCGGCACCTCGGCGCGGCTGATCGCGGTGCTGGTGTCGCTGGTGCTGCTGGGCGGCTGGCTGGGCGGCGAGGTGATGCGCTTCGCGCAGCGCGCGCTGCAGACCATGCTGACCTTCCTGTAA
- the sctR gene encoding type III secretion system export apparatus subunit SctR, which yields MNSGLYNPVLILTIILTFGIAPFVALMVTSYTKLVIVFGLLRAALGLQQVPPNMVLNGIAIILTAYIMAPIGSDAFDAIKRRADANAAFNVNDVVTVYDSVSGPLKEFLVKHTEERNRTFFVQSAKRIWPEGRADDLKSDDMMVLIPSFTLSELTRAFQIGFVVYLVFVVVDLIVAAILLALGMSMVAPTTISVPFKLLLFVMLEGWTQLIQGLVLSYR from the coding sequence ATGAACAGCGGACTCTACAATCCGGTCCTGATCCTGACCATCATCCTGACGTTCGGCATTGCGCCCTTCGTCGCGCTGATGGTCACCAGCTACACCAAGCTGGTGATCGTGTTCGGGCTGCTGCGCGCCGCGCTGGGCCTGCAGCAGGTGCCGCCGAACATGGTCCTGAACGGCATCGCCATCATCCTGACCGCCTACATCATGGCGCCGATCGGCTCCGATGCCTTCGATGCCATCAAGCGCCGCGCCGACGCCAACGCCGCCTTCAACGTCAACGACGTGGTCACCGTCTACGACTCGGTCAGCGGCCCGCTCAAGGAATTCCTGGTCAAGCACACCGAGGAGCGCAACCGCACCTTCTTCGTCCAGTCGGCCAAGCGCATCTGGCCCGAGGGCCGCGCCGACGACCTCAAGTCCGACGACATGATGGTGCTGATCCCCAGCTTCACGCTGTCGGAGCTGACCCGTGCGTTCCAGATCGGCTTCGTGGTCTACCTGGTATTCGTGGTGGTCGACCTGATCGTCGCCGCCATCCTGCTGGCGCTGGGCATGTCGATGGTGGCGCCGACCACGATCTCGGTGCCGTTCAAGCTGCTGCTGTTCGTGATGCTGGAGGGCTGGACGCAGCTGATCCAGGGGCTGGTGCTGTCGTATCGGTGA
- the sctJ gene encoding type III secretion system inner membrane ring lipoprotein SctJ, which yields MMSTPPLCRRLARAGRLAPALMALALAACKVDLYASLNEPEANQVLAALTAEGIDAEKARAETSGGTGEGQWRVRVEESQLPAALEILRSEGLPGERFASLGQVFQKQGLVATPTEERMRYIFALSQELSETLRNIDGVVTARVHVVIPATDPLSDKIRPSSAAVFIKHRADTDLRLLVPTVKDMVAHSIEGVTHDNVSLSLVEARPFAPQAGAPGPGPGFAVGRFAAIAVGAAVAMALAVAAVVAWQRGVLRWPQRRGTPRSAN from the coding sequence ATGATGTCCACGCCACCGCTGTGCCGGCGCCTTGCGCGCGCGGGCCGGCTGGCGCCGGCGCTGATGGCGCTGGCGCTGGCCGCATGCAAGGTCGACCTGTACGCGTCGCTGAACGAACCCGAGGCCAACCAGGTGCTGGCCGCGCTGACCGCGGAGGGCATCGACGCGGAGAAGGCGCGCGCCGAGACCAGCGGCGGCACCGGCGAGGGCCAGTGGCGCGTGCGCGTCGAAGAATCGCAACTTCCTGCCGCGCTGGAGATCCTGCGCAGCGAAGGCCTGCCGGGCGAACGCTTTGCGTCGCTGGGGCAGGTGTTCCAGAAGCAGGGGCTGGTGGCGACGCCGACCGAAGAGCGCATGCGCTATATCTTCGCGCTGTCGCAGGAGCTGTCGGAGACGCTGCGCAATATCGACGGCGTGGTCACCGCGCGCGTGCATGTGGTGATCCCCGCCACCGATCCGCTCTCGGACAAGATCCGGCCGTCGTCGGCGGCGGTGTTCATCAAGCACCGCGCCGATACCGACCTGCGCCTGCTGGTGCCGACCGTGAAGGACATGGTGGCGCACAGCATCGAAGGCGTGACCCACGACAACGTGTCGCTGTCGCTGGTCGAGGCGCGCCCGTTCGCGCCGCAGGCGGGCGCACCGGGGCCGGGGCCCGGCTTTGCAGTGGGACGCTTCGCCGCGATCGCGGTCGGCGCGGCGGTGGCGATGGCACTGGCCGTCGCGGCCGTGGTGGCATGGCAGCGCGGCGTGCTGCGCTGGCCGCAGCGGCGCGGCACGCCGCGGAGCGCAAATTGA
- a CDS encoding GNAT family N-acetyltransferase, protein MTTTDALLIRSERPDDAHAITEVTQAAFAVATHSSGTEQLIITALRAAGQLEISLVAELSGQVVGHVAISPVEISDGSARWYGLGPVSVLPAHQGIGVGAQLIRAALDRLRQSGAQGCVVLGEPAYYSRFGFSAQLTLVLPGVAAEYFQAIAFGPHVPSGVVRYHESFEVKG, encoded by the coding sequence ATGACCACGACTGATGCGCTCCTGATCAGGAGCGAGCGTCCGGACGACGCACACGCAATTACCGAGGTGACACAGGCCGCCTTCGCCGTCGCCACCCACTCCAGTGGCACGGAACAACTGATCATCACGGCCCTGAGGGCGGCCGGACAGTTGGAGATCTCGCTTGTCGCGGAACTGTCCGGCCAGGTTGTCGGGCATGTCGCCATTTCTCCAGTCGAAATCTCTGACGGAAGTGCGCGATGGTACGGACTTGGTCCGGTATCGGTGCTGCCTGCGCATCAAGGCATTGGGGTTGGCGCGCAGCTCATACGTGCGGCCCTGGATCGCCTCAGACAGTCCGGCGCGCAAGGCTGCGTAGTACTCGGGGAGCCGGCCTACTATTCCCGCTTTGGATTTTCGGCACAGTTGACGCTCGTACTGCCCGGGGTTGCGGCGGAGTACTTTCAAGCCATTGCGTTCGGCCCGCACGTGCCCTCCGGTGTAGTCAGGTATCACGAGTCATTTGAGGTGAAGGGCTAG
- the sctQ gene encoding type III secretion system cytoplasmic ring protein SctQ, with product MSSVLPRPGRAPSAQAPAAAPRGDARVLVHSAAAAARLATAGLDATPALPHMEPDTARLSGWLACRAAAVPVRAGGHDWQLRFVPADPEIAARPGAGYAFTIGASHGVLRWDVASERLLLAAPGAAEALPALLRYALMADALAEAVAALGHAVPDAFSWQPDGARAQAVASAHAFGFELRREASPARLRGTLQLDQPERLAALPAGLPAPAPAWMERLPVPLAVRIGTTRLALGEMHGIEPGDIVGIDDWHSQGSALVVRCTTGRHGPGWTALAEGRRLVVQAGADSTDVSNGAHMEEQDPARQAQPIPHPDAVQPPLSRLDQLEVTLRFEVGDVAVPLAELRAVAPGYVFELPQPLKQSEVRIVANGNRIGTGTLIAVGNRLGVRITAFAGGDA from the coding sequence ATGTCTTCCGTCCTGCCTCGCCCTGGCCGCGCCCCGTCCGCCCAGGCGCCCGCCGCGGCGCCGCGCGGTGACGCGCGCGTGCTGGTGCACAGCGCCGCGGCGGCGGCACGGCTGGCCACCGCGGGGCTCGATGCCACCCCGGCGCTGCCGCATATGGAGCCCGATACCGCGCGGCTGTCCGGCTGGCTGGCCTGCCGCGCGGCCGCCGTGCCGGTGCGGGCGGGCGGGCACGACTGGCAACTGCGTTTTGTCCCCGCCGACCCGGAGATCGCGGCGCGTCCCGGTGCCGGCTATGCCTTCACCATTGGCGCCAGCCACGGCGTGCTGCGCTGGGATGTGGCCAGCGAACGGCTGCTGCTTGCGGCGCCCGGCGCCGCCGAAGCACTGCCTGCGCTGCTGCGCTACGCGCTGATGGCGGACGCGCTGGCCGAAGCGGTGGCGGCACTGGGCCATGCCGTGCCCGACGCCTTCAGCTGGCAGCCCGATGGCGCCCGGGCGCAGGCAGTGGCTTCGGCCCATGCCTTTGGCTTCGAGCTGCGGCGCGAGGCGTCGCCGGCGCGGCTGCGCGGCACGCTGCAGCTCGACCAGCCCGAGCGCCTCGCAGCGCTGCCCGCAGGGTTGCCCGCGCCGGCACCGGCGTGGATGGAGCGCCTGCCGGTGCCGCTCGCGGTGCGCATCGGCACCACGCGGCTGGCGCTGGGCGAGATGCACGGCATCGAGCCCGGCGACATCGTCGGCATCGACGACTGGCATTCGCAGGGCAGCGCGCTGGTGGTGCGCTGTACCACGGGGCGCCACGGCCCGGGCTGGACCGCGCTGGCCGAGGGCCGGCGCCTGGTGGTGCAGGCCGGCGCCGACAGTACGGACGTTTCAAACGGAGCGCATATGGAAGAGCAAGACCCCGCACGGCAGGCCCAGCCCATTCCTCATCCGGACGCGGTGCAGCCGCCGCTGTCGCGGCTGGACCAGCTGGAAGTGACGCTGCGCTTTGAAGTGGGCGACGTGGCGGTGCCGCTGGCCGAACTGCGCGCGGTCGCGCCGGGCTATGTGTTCGAGCTGCCGCAGCCGCTCAAGCAGAGCGAGGTGCGCATCGTCGCCAACGGCAACCGCATCGGCACCGGCACCCTGATCGCGGTCGGCAACCGCCTGGGGGTGCGCATCACCGCCTTTGCCGGCGGCGACGCATGA
- a CDS encoding TetR/AcrR family transcriptional regulator translates to MSEDDRIARKRKQTRDRIAATAHALFERDGYEAVTMEQIAAEADVARGTLYNHFPVKEAVLVHWMHNELEEDLQVAVEDYVLSRESFVARVATLWHGSANWWEHHRQYAAPYIRFRFQQVRDGMEQQTSSDMLPLYVQLIEQAQQAGELRPDTAAERLAHYLHFLYLGAVMAWLSGPDVHLEDELGKALDFFMQGAAHADDTASVTRPQAGSRRR, encoded by the coding sequence ATGAGCGAAGACGATCGGATTGCCCGTAAAAGAAAGCAGACGCGTGACCGCATCGCTGCCACCGCGCATGCGTTATTTGAACGCGACGGTTATGAAGCGGTCACGATGGAACAGATCGCGGCAGAGGCGGATGTTGCAAGGGGCACGCTCTACAACCACTTCCCCGTCAAAGAGGCGGTGCTGGTGCACTGGATGCACAACGAACTCGAGGAAGACCTGCAAGTGGCGGTGGAGGACTACGTTCTGAGTCGCGAGTCCTTCGTCGCACGCGTGGCAACGCTGTGGCATGGCTCGGCCAACTGGTGGGAACACCATCGCCAGTATGCGGCGCCGTATATCCGCTTCCGCTTCCAGCAAGTGCGCGATGGCATGGAGCAGCAGACCAGTTCGGACATGCTCCCCTTGTATGTGCAACTCATCGAACAGGCACAACAGGCCGGAGAGCTCCGGCCTGATACTGCGGCCGAGCGCCTGGCGCACTATCTGCATTTCCTATACCTTGGGGCCGTCATGGCCTGGTTGAGCGGCCCGGACGTGCACCTGGAGGACGAGCTTGGCAAAGCCCTGGATTTCTTTATGCAGGGCGCCGCCCATGCTGATGACACTGCGTCCGTTACCAGGCCCCAAGCGGGATCGCGAAGGCGATAG
- the sctC gene encoding type III secretion system outer membrane ring subunit SctC yields the protein MMLGHHGEHGSTGRAMRRPAWRQCPPRRPWRAAAALLCLAGTLLCGTQAARAADLRWPNKPFQASASDKRLADFLRELTASQGTTAVIDPKVEGTISGKFNESAQHVLKSVCSMFGLTYYYDGSLLYIDVASEARSEVLPIARGSGARLRDSLERMQVPDSRYPITINDAEGTLMVSGPKRYVETVRAAVRAVDDRSIADERAEIQLFPLKYSWASDFRINRAGKEMTVPGVVTVLRNLYGRNRTLATGTGPSLGTSRGATRQAKLRMGEGGGGGMGIPSADPSQMLDAMGGGGVGLGMQNNWGSGQLPQFQADTRLNAVIVRDTPDKMAQYRRLIESLDVKPRLVEIEVTIMDISQADLDSLGVDWRLHTPHVDLQLGGGNGNAGLSFGNLANEAGTTAATIGSGLQFTGAIGSDVTRYLLTRVKALAERGQANFVARPKVLTLDNTEAALENLQEFYVRVDGFQDAGLFNVTAGTAVRVTPLVVDEQQNRAVMLTIDIADGNLSGETVDRIPVVRRRSITTQAMVEEGKSLLIAGYTTEEKINASSGVPLLQDVPIIGSLFKYQEKRQNNMERFYLLTPRLVIPGMS from the coding sequence ATGATGCTGGGGCACCACGGGGAACACGGATCGACGGGCCGCGCCATGCGCCGGCCGGCATGGCGCCAATGCCCGCCACGGCGGCCATGGCGCGCCGCCGCGGCGCTGCTGTGCCTGGCGGGGACGCTGCTGTGCGGCACGCAGGCGGCACGCGCGGCGGACCTGCGCTGGCCCAACAAGCCGTTCCAGGCGTCGGCCAGCGACAAGCGGCTGGCCGACTTCCTGCGCGAGCTGACCGCCTCGCAGGGCACCACCGCGGTGATCGATCCCAAGGTCGAAGGGACCATCAGCGGCAAGTTCAATGAGTCCGCGCAGCACGTGCTCAAGAGCGTGTGCTCGATGTTCGGGCTGACCTACTACTACGACGGCTCGCTGCTCTATATCGACGTCGCCAGCGAGGCGCGCAGCGAGGTGCTGCCGATCGCGCGCGGCTCCGGCGCGCGCCTGCGCGATTCGCTGGAACGCATGCAGGTGCCCGACTCGCGCTACCCCATCACCATCAACGACGCGGAAGGCACGCTGATGGTGTCGGGGCCCAAGCGCTATGTCGAGACCGTGCGCGCCGCGGTGCGCGCGGTGGACGACCGCTCCATCGCCGACGAGCGCGCCGAGATCCAGCTGTTCCCGCTCAAGTACTCATGGGCCTCGGACTTCCGCATCAACCGCGCCGGCAAGGAGATGACCGTGCCCGGCGTGGTCACGGTGCTGCGCAACCTGTACGGCCGCAACCGCACGCTGGCAACTGGCACCGGTCCCAGCCTGGGCACCAGCCGCGGCGCCACGCGCCAGGCCAAGCTGCGCATGGGCGAGGGCGGCGGGGGCGGCATGGGCATCCCCAGCGCCGACCCGTCGCAGATGCTCGATGCCATGGGCGGCGGTGGCGTCGGCCTGGGCATGCAGAACAACTGGGGCAGCGGCCAGTTGCCGCAGTTCCAGGCCGATACCCGCCTCAATGCGGTGATCGTGCGCGACACCCCGGACAAGATGGCGCAGTACCGGCGCCTGATCGAATCGCTCGACGTCAAGCCGCGCCTGGTGGAGATCGAAGTCACCATCATGGACATCAGCCAGGCCGACCTGGACAGCCTGGGCGTCGACTGGCGCCTGCATACGCCCCATGTCGACCTGCAGCTGGGGGGCGGCAACGGCAACGCCGGGCTGAGCTTCGGCAACCTCGCCAACGAGGCCGGCACCACCGCGGCGACGATCGGCAGCGGGCTGCAGTTCACCGGCGCCATCGGCAGCGACGTGACCCGCTACCTGCTCACGCGCGTCAAGGCGCTGGCCGAGCGCGGCCAGGCCAACTTCGTGGCGCGGCCCAAGGTGCTGACGCTCGACAACACCGAAGCCGCGCTGGAGAACCTGCAGGAGTTCTATGTGCGCGTCGACGGCTTCCAGGATGCGGGCCTGTTCAACGTCACCGCCGGCACGGCCGTGCGCGTGACGCCGCTGGTGGTCGACGAGCAGCAGAACCGCGCGGTGATGCTCACCATCGACATCGCCGACGGCAACCTGTCCGGCGAGACCGTCGACCGTATCCCGGTGGTGCGGCGCCGCTCCATCACCACGCAGGCGATGGTGGAAGAGGGCAAGAGCCTGCTGATCGCCGGCTACACCACCGAAGAGAAGATCAACGCTTCGTCCGGCGTGCCGCTGCTGCAGGACGTGCCGATCATCGGCAGCCTGTTCAAGTACCAGGAGAAGCGCCAGAACAACATGGAGCGCTTCTACCTGCTGACGCCGCGCCTGGTGATCCCGGGGATGAGCTGA
- the sctV gene encoding type III secretion system export apparatus subunit SctV: MAKLPANLPAFPRGLGPGAPGLQQMAAAASRQSDLALTLLLFAVIALFVLPLPTFLLDLLLTINLGMSLTLLIVATYIPSALSLSTFPSLLLFTTLFRLSLNIASTKLILLHADAGHIIDTFGKLIVGNNVVVGGVVFLIIAIVQFIVIAKGSERVAEVGARFALDAMPGKQMSIDADVRAGTITAGQAQERRRALEQECQLHGAMDGAMKFVKGDAIAGVVIALVNILAGIAIGTLMKDMSIGEALQRYAILTIGDGMVSQIPSLLVSIAAGVVITRVSSDEERSRSPNLGEVIGKQILAQPKALVVSGLAIAVFLVVPGFPKWTFGLMALVVAGGGYLLLRRARRSTGTVTWIEMADADEGAAAAVTQAAVAPALALELDQALRGRIDLRLFEQRMTTAKGEVEAELGMVFPRLRIQHRALGEPDAYAIRVQDVVASGGVLRPGKRLLEPGARARVDQGVAEAGAPFGPFAEVVWVPAEAGAADGVRTLSCEEVLAVHVGAVIKQHAAPLLGIQDVQAMIHVIQAEAPDLVMELARVVPLQRVTDVLRRLLQEGVPIRNLRTIFESLVTWAPKETDAIALTELVRVDLGRLITSRHVGANRSLDAVLFEPALEARVQGAIEKAARGNLLLLSHDVTRDIREQLRVLLEKAAEKAGAAGGAGAARVVVVVSVDVRRYIKRLIEPVAPRIPVLSYQEVDEDVTLVPVGWIQNPAGE, encoded by the coding sequence ATGGCGAAACTCCCGGCAAATCTCCCAGCGTTCCCGCGCGGCCTCGGCCCCGGCGCGCCGGGGCTGCAGCAGATGGCGGCGGCGGCGTCGCGCCAGTCAGACCTGGCGCTGACGCTGCTGCTGTTTGCCGTGATCGCGCTGTTCGTGCTGCCGCTGCCGACCTTCCTGCTGGACCTGCTGCTGACGATCAACCTGGGCATGAGCCTGACCCTGCTGATCGTCGCCACCTATATCCCGTCGGCGCTGTCGCTGTCGACCTTCCCGTCGCTGCTGCTGTTCACCACGCTGTTCCGGCTGTCGCTGAACATCGCCTCGACCAAGCTGATCCTGCTGCATGCCGACGCGGGCCACATCATCGATACCTTCGGCAAGCTGATCGTCGGCAACAACGTGGTGGTCGGCGGGGTGGTGTTCCTGATCATCGCCATCGTGCAGTTCATCGTCATCGCCAAGGGCTCGGAGCGCGTGGCCGAGGTGGGGGCGCGCTTTGCGCTGGATGCGATGCCGGGCAAGCAGATGAGCATCGACGCCGACGTGCGCGCCGGCACCATCACCGCCGGCCAGGCGCAGGAGCGCCGCCGCGCGCTGGAGCAGGAATGCCAGCTGCACGGCGCCATGGACGGCGCGATGAAGTTCGTCAAGGGCGATGCCATCGCCGGCGTGGTGATCGCGCTGGTCAATATCCTGGCCGGCATCGCCATCGGCACGCTGATGAAGGACATGAGCATCGGCGAGGCGCTGCAGCGCTACGCCATCCTGACCATCGGCGACGGCATGGTGTCGCAGATCCCGTCGCTGCTGGTGTCGATCGCGGCCGGGGTGGTGATCACCCGGGTGTCGTCCGACGAAGAGCGCAGCCGCTCGCCCAACCTGGGCGAAGTCATCGGCAAGCAGATCCTGGCCCAGCCCAAGGCGCTGGTGGTATCGGGCCTGGCCATTGCGGTGTTCCTGGTGGTGCCTGGCTTTCCCAAATGGACCTTCGGGCTGATGGCGCTGGTGGTGGCCGGCGGCGGCTACCTGCTGCTGCGCCGCGCGCGGCGCAGCACCGGCACCGTCACCTGGATCGAGATGGCCGACGCGGATGAAGGCGCGGCGGCGGCCGTAACCCAGGCCGCGGTGGCGCCGGCGCTGGCGCTGGAGCTGGACCAGGCGCTGCGCGGGCGCATCGACCTGCGGCTGTTCGAGCAGCGCATGACTACCGCCAAGGGCGAGGTCGAGGCCGAACTCGGCATGGTGTTCCCGCGGCTGCGCATCCAGCACCGCGCGCTGGGCGAGCCCGATGCGTATGCGATTCGCGTGCAGGACGTGGTGGCTTCCGGCGGCGTGCTGCGCCCCGGCAAGCGGCTGCTGGAGCCGGGTGCCCGCGCGCGCGTCGACCAGGGCGTGGCCGAGGCCGGCGCGCCGTTCGGGCCGTTTGCGGAAGTGGTGTGGGTGCCGGCCGAGGCTGGCGCCGCCGACGGCGTGCGCACGCTGTCGTGCGAGGAAGTGCTGGCGGTGCACGTGGGCGCGGTGATCAAGCAGCATGCGGCGCCGCTGCTGGGCATCCAGGACGTGCAGGCGATGATCCACGTGATCCAGGCCGAGGCGCCGGACCTGGTGATGGAACTGGCGCGCGTGGTGCCGCTGCAGCGCGTCACCGACGTGCTGCGCCGGCTGCTGCAGGAGGGCGTGCCGATCCGCAACCTGCGCACCATCTTCGAAAGCCTGGTCACCTGGGCGCCCAAGGAAACCGATGCGATCGCGCTGACCGAGCTGGTGCGCGTGGACCTGGGCCGGCTGATCACCAGCCGCCATGTCGGCGCCAACCGCTCGCTGGACGCGGTGCTGTTCGAGCCCGCGCTGGAAGCGCGCGTGCAGGGCGCGATCGAGAAGGCGGCGCGCGGCAACCTGCTGCTGCTCAGCCACGACGTCACCCGCGATATCCGCGAGCAGCTGCGCGTGCTGCTGGAAAAGGCGGCAGAGAAGGCCGGTGCGGCGGGCGGTGCCGGCGCCGCGCGCGTGGTGGTGGTGGTCAGCGTCGACGTGCGCCGCTATATCAAGCGGCTGATCGAGCCGGTCGCGCCGCGCATCCCGGTGCTGTCATACCAGGAGGTCGATGAAGACGTGACGCTGGTGCCGGTGGGCTGGATCCAGAACCCGGCCGGAGAGTGA
- a CDS encoding BrnA antitoxin family protein: MPQAIKTRSGRTVILPTPEEDAAINRGIAADPDTYEVSAEEMKQMQPLRNRGGRPRLANPKESVTIRYDAEVLAAFRASGDGWQTRMNDALKDWLRTHRP, from the coding sequence ATGCCGCAAGCTATTAAGACCCGGTCCGGCCGCACGGTCATCCTGCCGACGCCCGAAGAGGACGCGGCGATCAACCGTGGCATTGCCGCCGACCCGGATACCTACGAGGTAAGCGCAGAAGAGATGAAGCAAATGCAGCCGCTCAGGAATCGAGGCGGTCGACCCAGGCTGGCCAACCCAAAAGAGTCGGTGACCATCCGCTACGACGCCGAAGTCCTGGCCGCCTTCCGCGCCAGTGGCGACGGCTGGCAAACGCGGATGAATGACGCCCTGAAGGACTGGCTTCGTACGCATCGTCCGTGA